The Musa acuminata AAA Group cultivar baxijiao chromosome BXJ1-3, Cavendish_Baxijiao_AAA, whole genome shotgun sequence genome window below encodes:
- the LOC103976965 gene encoding transmembrane 9 superfamily member 12-like yields the protein MGPTSNPERSSSLCFLTFSIVLLLCGSGNAFYLPGSYMHTYSEGENIWVKVNSLTSIETELPFGYYTLPYCQPQSGIKKSAENLGELLMGDQIDNSPYRFRVNVNESLYLCTTKPLNEHEVKLLKQRTHDLYQVNMILDNLPVRRFTEPNGVVIQWTGFPVGYIPAGSSEAYIINHLKFKVLVHEYEGRGMQIMTTGEEGMGMIAETDAKNSGYEIVGFEVIPCSVKRDPEAMLKLNIYDKVDSVNCPLELEKSQTIREQERISFTYEVVFVKSDIRWPSRWDAYLTMGGARVHWFSIMNSLMVIFFLAGIVFVIFLRTVRRDLTRYEELDKESQAQMNEELSGWKLVVGDVFREPTCSKLLCVMVGDGIQITGMAVVTIVFAALGFMSPASRGMLLTGMIILYLFLGIVAGYVGVILWRTIKGGSDGWRSVCWSTACFFPGIVFIVLTILNFILWGSKSTGAIPISLFFTLLSLWFCISVPLTLIGGFIGTRAEEIRFPVRTNQIPREIPARKYPSWFLVLGAGTLPFGTLFIELFFILSSIWLGRFYYVFGFLLVVFLLLVIVCAEVSVVLTYMHLCVEDWRWWWKAFFASGSVALYVFLYSINYLVFDLRSLSGPVSAILYLGYSLIMATAIMLSTGTIGFLMSFYFVHYLFSSVKID from the coding sequence GAACATATGGGTCAAAGTAAATTCGCTCACCTCAATCGAGACCGAGCTCCCGTTTGGCTACTACACCCTGCCGTATTGCCAGCCACAGAGTGGGATCAAGAAGAGCGCAGAGAATCTGGGGGAGCTTCTCATGGGCGACCAGATCGATAACTCTCCTTATCGCTTCCGTGTCAATGTGAACGAGTCCCTCTACCTGTGCACCACAAAACCGTTGAACGAGCATGAGGTTAAGCTCTTGAAGCAGAGGACCCATGATCTCTATCAGGTGAACATGATTCTGGACAATCTTCCTGTGAGGAGATTCACCGAGCCGAATGGAGTCGTCATTCAGTGGACTGGGTTTCCAGTTGGCTATATCCCAGCTGGAAGCTCTGAAGCATACATCATCAATCACTTGAAGTTTAAGGTGTTGGTTCACGAATATGAAGGCCGTGGCATGCAAATCATGACTACAGGGGAAGAAGGGATGGGAATGATCGCCGAGACAGATGCTAAGAACTCCGGATATGAGATTGTTGGGTTTGAAGTGATTCCCTGCAGTGTGAAGCGTGATCCAGAGGCGATGCTGAAACTTAACATTTATGATAAAGTTGATTCTGTGAACTGCCCATTGGAGCTCGAGAAGTCCCAAACGATTCGGGAGCAAGAGAGGATCTCTTTTACCTATGAGGTTGTCTTTGTTAAAAGTGACATTAGATGGCCGTCCCGGTGGGATGCCTATCTGACAATGGGGGGTGCAAGAGTTCATTGGTTCTCGATCATGAACTCATTGATGGTTATCTTCTTTTTGGCTGGAATTGTCTTTGTTATTTTCTTGAGAACAGTTCGGAGGGACTTAACGAGATACGAAGAGCTGGACAAGGAATCACAAGCCCAGATGAATGAAGAGCTATCTGGCTGGAAACTCGTCGTGGGTGATGTGTTCAGAGAGCCAACCTGCTCAAAGCTGCTTTGCGTCATGGTTGGAGATGGCATACAGATTACGGGCATGGCAGTTGTGACAATTGTCTTTGCTGCTCTTGGATTCATGTCTCCTGCTTCCCGAGGCATGCTATTGACGGGGATGATAATTCTCTATCTTTTCCTTGGAATCGTGGCTGGATATGTTGGTGTTATTTTATGGAGGACCATAAAAGGGGGGTCTGACGGCTGGAGGTCAGTCTGCTGGTCGACTGCTTGTTTCTTCCCGGGGATCGTCTTTATCGTTCTCACAATATTAAACTTCATACTATGGGGAAGCAAGAGCACCGGAGCTATCCCTATCTCGCTCTTCTTCACTCTGCTTTCCTTGTGGTTCTGCATCTCAGTGCCGCTGACTCTGATAGGCGGATTCATAGGCACCCGAGCAGAGGAAATACGGTTTCCCGTCAGGACCAACCAAATCCCAAGAGAAATTCCTGCTCGGAAATATCCGTCATGGTTTCTTGTCCTTGGCGCAGGGACCCTACCCTTTGGGACCCTCTTCATCGAACTCTTCTTCATCCTTTCTAGCATTTGGCTTGGGAGGTTCTACTATGTGTTTGGATTCCTTCTCGTCGTCTTCCTGCTGCTGGTGATCGTCTGTGCTGAAGTATCTGTCGTCCTGACTTATATGCACCTCTGCGTGGAGGactggaggtggtggtggaaggCTTTCTTCGCCTCTGGTTCTGTTGCGCTCTATGTGTTCCTCTACTCTATCAACTACTTGGTGTTTGACCTAAGGAGCTTGAGTGGGCCGGTGTCAGCCATCCTTTACCTGGGTTATTCACTGATCATGGCTACTGCAATCATGTTATCCACCGGCACCATCGGCTTTCTGATGTCATTCTATTTTGTCCACTATCTTTTCTCCTCCGTCAAGATCGATTAA